A genome region from Streptomyces pratensis includes the following:
- a CDS encoding arsenate reductase family protein, with protein MEIWINPACSKCRSAVSLLDAEGAEYTVRRYLEDVPSPEEIRAVLDRLGLEPWDITRTQEAEAKELGIKEWAKDAGSRERWITALATHPKLIQRPIITAQDGSALVARTDEAVRDALGR; from the coding sequence CAATCCCGCCTGTTCCAAGTGCCGCAGCGCGGTGAGTCTGCTCGACGCGGAGGGCGCCGAATACACGGTCCGCCGCTACCTGGAGGACGTTCCTTCACCCGAGGAGATCCGGGCCGTGCTCGACCGTCTCGGGCTGGAGCCGTGGGACATCACCCGGACCCAGGAGGCGGAGGCGAAGGAGCTCGGGATCAAGGAGTGGGCGAAGGACGCGGGTTCGCGGGAGCGGTGGATCACCGCGCTGGCCACCCATCCGAAGCTGATCCAGCGACCGATCATCACCGCGCAGGACGGCTCGGCCCTGGTGGCGCGGACGGACGAGGCGGTACGGGACGCGCTGGGGCGCTGA
- a CDS encoding Gfo/Idh/MocA family protein — protein MTTHAASAGPMRIGLVGAGPWARLTHAPALAAHPGAVLSGVWGRRPDAADALASAHGTGAYTGEEGLDALLAASDAVAFAVPPDIQAPLAARAADAGCHLLLDKPVATTVAGAREAADAAERAGVASVLFCTLRFAEGTADWIAEQAAEGGWFTARASWIGALFAPGTSNEFAASPWRREKGGLWDVGPHALSVLIPVLGDVTEVVAVRGPADATHLLLRHTSGASSTVTLALDAPEGAAGTEVEFRGEKGVSGLPTGGGDAIGAFGAAVDALSEAARTGVAHPCDVRFGLRLTEILAEAEAQTGPRRP, from the coding sequence ATGACCACACACGCAGCTTCCGCCGGGCCGATGCGGATAGGCCTCGTCGGGGCGGGCCCTTGGGCGCGCCTGACCCATGCCCCCGCCCTGGCCGCGCACCCCGGTGCCGTACTGAGCGGCGTATGGGGCCGCCGCCCCGACGCGGCGGACGCCCTCGCCTCGGCCCACGGCACCGGGGCGTACACGGGCGAGGAAGGCCTCGACGCGCTCCTTGCCGCGAGCGACGCGGTGGCGTTTGCCGTACCGCCGGACATCCAGGCGCCCCTCGCCGCGCGGGCAGCGGACGCCGGGTGCCACCTTTTGCTGGACAAGCCGGTCGCCACCACCGTGGCGGGCGCGCGCGAGGCCGCCGACGCCGCCGAGCGGGCCGGGGTCGCCTCCGTCCTCTTCTGTACGCTGCGGTTCGCCGAGGGCACCGCCGACTGGATCGCCGAGCAGGCCGCCGAGGGCGGCTGGTTCACGGCGCGCGCCTCATGGATCGGGGCACTGTTCGCCCCCGGTACGAGCAACGAGTTCGCCGCCTCACCCTGGCGTCGCGAGAAGGGGGGCCTGTGGGACGTGGGCCCGCACGCGCTCTCGGTCCTGATCCCGGTCCTGGGCGACGTGACGGAGGTGGTCGCGGTCCGTGGTCCGGCCGACGCCACGCACCTGCTGCTGCGCCACACCTCCGGTGCGTCCAGCACGGTGACGCTCGCCCTGGACGCGCCGGAGGGCGCGGCCGGGACCGAGGTCGAATTCCGGGGCGAGAAGGGAGTGTCAGGCCTTCCCACCGGAGGCGGCGACGCCATCGGCGCGTTCGGGGCGGCCGTGGACGCGCTGTCCGAAGCGGCGCGTACGGGGGTCGCACACCCCTGCGACGTACGGTTCGGGCTGCGGCTCACCGAGATCCTCGCGGAGGCGGAGGCGCAGACGGGCCCGAGGCGGCCCTGA